A window from Mustela erminea isolate mMusErm1 chromosome 17, mMusErm1.Pri, whole genome shotgun sequence encodes these proteins:
- the POU2F1 gene encoding POU domain, class 2, transcription factor 1 isoform X10: MADGGAASQDESSAAAAAAADSRMNNPSETSKPSMESGDGNTGTQTNGLDFQKQPVPVGGAISTAQAQAFLGHLHQVQLAGTSLQAAAQSLNVQSKSNEESGDSQQPSQPSQQPSVQAAIPQTQLMLAGGQITGLTLTPAQQQLLLQQAQAQAQLLAAAVQQHSASQQHSAAAAGATISASAATPMTQIPLSQPIQIAQDLQQLQQLQQQNLNLQQFVLVHPTANLQPAQFIISQTPQGQQGLLQAQNLLTQLPQQSQANLLQSQPSITLTSQPATPTRTIAATPIQALPQSQSTPKRIDTPSLEEPSDLEELEQFAKTFKQRRIKLGFTQGDVGLAMGKLYGNDFSQTTISRFEALNLSFKNMCKLKPLLEKWLNDAENLSSDSGLSSPSALNSPGLGMEGLNRRRKKRTSIETNIRVALEKSFLENQKPTSEEITMIADQLSMEKEVIRVWFCNRRQKEKRINPPSSGGTSSSPIKAIFPSPTSLVATTPSLVTSSAATTLTVNPVLPLTSAAVTSLSVTGNVTGSTDSAPSSTATVISTAPPSAAAAASPALSPSPSASASASEASSASETSTTQTTSTLSSPLGTSQVMVTASGLQTAAAAALQGAAPLPANASLAAMAAAAGLSPGLMAPSQFAAGGALLSLNPGTLGGALSPALMSNSTLATIQGEQPWRQNSPLTD; the protein is encoded by the exons GCACACAAACCAATGGTCTGGACTTTCAGAAGCAGCCTGTGCCCGTCGGAGGAGCCATCTCAACAGCCCAGGCCCAGGCTTTCCTTGGACATCTCCATCAG GTCCAGCTCGCTGGAACAAGTTTACAGGCTGCTGCTCAGTCTTTAAATGTACAG TCTAAATCTAACGAAGAGTCGGGGGACTCACAGCAGCCGAGCCAGCCTTCCCAGCAGCCGTCAGTGCAGGCGGCCATCCCCCAGACCCAGCTGATGCTGGCTGGAGGACAGATAACTGGG CTCACGTTGACGCCGGCGCAGCAACAGTTACTGCTCCAGCAGGCCCAAGCCCAGGCCCAGCTGCTGGCCGCCGCCGTGCAGCAACACTCGGCCAGCCAACAGCACAGCGCTGCCGCTGCCGGGGCCACCATCTCCGCCTCTGCCGCCACGCCCATGACGCAGATCCCCCTGTCGCAGCCCATCCAGATCGCGCAG GATCTgcagcagctgcagcagcttCAGCAGCAGAATCTCAACCTGCAGCAGTTCGTGCTGGTGCATCCGACCGCCAACCTGCAGCCCGCGCAGTTCATCATCTCCCAGACGCCCCAGGGCCAGCAGG GTCTCCTGCAAGCGCAAAATCTTTTAACGCAACTACCTCAGCAAAGCCAAGCCAACCTCCTACAGTCACAGCCAAGCATCACCCTCACCTCCCAG CCAGCAACCCCGACGCGCACGATAGCGGCCACTCCGATCCAGGCACTCCCCCAGAGCCAGTCGACACCAAAGCGAATCGATAcccccagcctggaggagcccagTGACCTTGAGGAGCTTGAGCAGTTTGCCAAGACCTTCAAACAAAGACGAATCAAACTTGGATTCACTCAG GGTGATGTTGGGCTCGCTATGGGTAAACTGTATGGAAATGACTTCAGCCAAACGACCATCTCTCGCTTTGAAGCCTTGAACCTCAGCTTTAAGAACATGTGCAAGCTAAAGCCACTCTTGGAGAAGTGGCTAAATGATGCAG AGAACCTCTCATCTGATTCAGGTCTCTCCAGCCCAAGTGCCCTGAATTCTCCAGGGCTGGGAATGGAAGGCTTGAACCGCAGGAGGAAGAAACGCACCAGCATAGAGACCAACATCCGTGTGGCCTTAGAGAAGAGTTTCTTGGAG aatCAAAAGCCTACCTCGGAAGAGATCACCATGATTGCTGATCAGCTCAGTATGGAAAAGGAAGTGATTCGTGTTTGGTTTTGTAACCGTcgccagaaagaaaaaagaatcaaccCACCAAGCAGTGGTGGAACCAGCAGTTCACCTATCAAAGCAATTTTCCCCAGTCCGACCTCACTG GTGGCAACCACACCAAGCCTTGTGACGAGCAGCGCGGCCACGACCCTCACGGTCAATCCAGTCCTCCCGCTGACCAGCGCGGCGGTGACGAGCCTCTCTGTTACAGGTAACGTGACAG GCAGCACGGACAGCGCGCCCAGCAGCACCGCCACCGTCATCTCCACGGCGCcgccctccgccgccgccgccgcctcccccgcGCTGAGCCCCTCCCCGTCGGCCTCGGCCTCCGCCTCCGAGGCGTCCAGCGCCAGCGAGACCAGCACGACCCAGACCACCTCCACGTTGTCCTCGCCCCTCGGGACCAGCCAGGTGATGGTGACCGCGTCCGGGCTGCAGACggcggccgccgccgccctccAGGGGGCCGCCCCGCTCCCGGCCAACGCCAGCCTCGCCGCCATGGCCGCGGCCGCCGGCCTCAGCCCGGGCCTCATGGCGCCCTCGCAGTTCGCAGCTGG AGGTGCCTTACTCAGCCTCAACCCAGGGACCCTGGGCGGCGCCCTCAGCCCGGCCCTCATGAGCAACAGCACACTGGCGACCATTCAAG GTGAGCAGCCGTGGAGGCAGAATTCCCCCCTGACAGACTGA
- the POU2F1 gene encoding POU domain, class 2, transcription factor 1 isoform X11: MADGGAASQDESSAAAAAAADSRMNNPSETSKPSMESGDGNTGTQTNGLDFQKQPVPVGGAISTAQAQAFLGHLHQVQLAGTSLQAAAQSLNVQSKSNEESGDSQQPSQPSQQPSVQAAIPQTQLMLAGGQITGLTLTPAQQQLLLQQAQAQAQLLAAAVQQHSASQQHSAAAAGATISASAATPMTQIPLSQPIQIAQDLQQLQQLQQQNLNLQQFVLVHPTANLQPAQFIISQTPQGQQGLLQAQNLLTQLPQQSQANLLQSQPSITLTSQPATPTRTIAATPIQALPQSQSTPKRIDTPSLEEPSDLEELEQFAKTFKQRRIKLGFTQGDVGLAMGKLYGNDFSQTTISRFEALNLSFKNMCKLKPLLEKWLNDAENLSSDSGLSSPSALNSPGLGMEGLNRRRKKRTSIETNIRVALEKSFLENQKPTSEEITMIADQLSMEKEVIRVWFCNRRQKEKRINPPSSGGTSSSPIKAIFPSPTSLVATTPSLVTSSAATTLTVNPVLPLTSAAVTSLSVTGNVTGSTDSAPSSTATVISTAPPSAAAAASPALSPSPSASASASEASSASETSTTQTTSTLSSPLGTSQVMVTASGLQTAAAAALQGAAPLPANASLAAMAAAAGLSPGLMAPSQFAAG; this comes from the exons GCACACAAACCAATGGTCTGGACTTTCAGAAGCAGCCTGTGCCCGTCGGAGGAGCCATCTCAACAGCCCAGGCCCAGGCTTTCCTTGGACATCTCCATCAG GTCCAGCTCGCTGGAACAAGTTTACAGGCTGCTGCTCAGTCTTTAAATGTACAG TCTAAATCTAACGAAGAGTCGGGGGACTCACAGCAGCCGAGCCAGCCTTCCCAGCAGCCGTCAGTGCAGGCGGCCATCCCCCAGACCCAGCTGATGCTGGCTGGAGGACAGATAACTGGG CTCACGTTGACGCCGGCGCAGCAACAGTTACTGCTCCAGCAGGCCCAAGCCCAGGCCCAGCTGCTGGCCGCCGCCGTGCAGCAACACTCGGCCAGCCAACAGCACAGCGCTGCCGCTGCCGGGGCCACCATCTCCGCCTCTGCCGCCACGCCCATGACGCAGATCCCCCTGTCGCAGCCCATCCAGATCGCGCAG GATCTgcagcagctgcagcagcttCAGCAGCAGAATCTCAACCTGCAGCAGTTCGTGCTGGTGCATCCGACCGCCAACCTGCAGCCCGCGCAGTTCATCATCTCCCAGACGCCCCAGGGCCAGCAGG GTCTCCTGCAAGCGCAAAATCTTTTAACGCAACTACCTCAGCAAAGCCAAGCCAACCTCCTACAGTCACAGCCAAGCATCACCCTCACCTCCCAG CCAGCAACCCCGACGCGCACGATAGCGGCCACTCCGATCCAGGCACTCCCCCAGAGCCAGTCGACACCAAAGCGAATCGATAcccccagcctggaggagcccagTGACCTTGAGGAGCTTGAGCAGTTTGCCAAGACCTTCAAACAAAGACGAATCAAACTTGGATTCACTCAG GGTGATGTTGGGCTCGCTATGGGTAAACTGTATGGAAATGACTTCAGCCAAACGACCATCTCTCGCTTTGAAGCCTTGAACCTCAGCTTTAAGAACATGTGCAAGCTAAAGCCACTCTTGGAGAAGTGGCTAAATGATGCAG AGAACCTCTCATCTGATTCAGGTCTCTCCAGCCCAAGTGCCCTGAATTCTCCAGGGCTGGGAATGGAAGGCTTGAACCGCAGGAGGAAGAAACGCACCAGCATAGAGACCAACATCCGTGTGGCCTTAGAGAAGAGTTTCTTGGAG aatCAAAAGCCTACCTCGGAAGAGATCACCATGATTGCTGATCAGCTCAGTATGGAAAAGGAAGTGATTCGTGTTTGGTTTTGTAACCGTcgccagaaagaaaaaagaatcaaccCACCAAGCAGTGGTGGAACCAGCAGTTCACCTATCAAAGCAATTTTCCCCAGTCCGACCTCACTG GTGGCAACCACACCAAGCCTTGTGACGAGCAGCGCGGCCACGACCCTCACGGTCAATCCAGTCCTCCCGCTGACCAGCGCGGCGGTGACGAGCCTCTCTGTTACAGGTAACGTGACAG GCAGCACGGACAGCGCGCCCAGCAGCACCGCCACCGTCATCTCCACGGCGCcgccctccgccgccgccgccgcctcccccgcGCTGAGCCCCTCCCCGTCGGCCTCGGCCTCCGCCTCCGAGGCGTCCAGCGCCAGCGAGACCAGCACGACCCAGACCACCTCCACGTTGTCCTCGCCCCTCGGGACCAGCCAGGTGATGGTGACCGCGTCCGGGCTGCAGACggcggccgccgccgccctccAGGGGGCCGCCCCGCTCCCGGCCAACGCCAGCCTCGCCGCCATGGCCGCGGCCGCCGGCCTCAGCCCGGGCCTCATGGCGCCCTCGCAGTTCGCAGCTGGGTAA